In Osmerus eperlanus chromosome 4, fOsmEpe2.1, whole genome shotgun sequence, the sequence GTGACGGCCATGCACAAGGTCTTTGACTGGGCTGGAACAAGCAGGCGCGGGTAAGGATTCCTCTTCTTTACTCAGCACTGCCCTTTGTCGCAGGGTTCATCGGTGAAGGTTTAAGACACAGATGGTTAATCTTAGATGTTGGTGTCATCTGGGGCTACTTGGTAAGATACAGgtgaataaaaaatgttttaaagtaGATCATTGGTATGACTCCCATCTCTCAACGGGATAACATGTGCCTCATTATTAGACTTTGTTCTTTAATGTCTCGTAGTAACTGCTGTGACGTTTACAACAAataactctttctctccttcgtcCTCTTTATCATCGTTAGCGTCCTGCTGTTCGTAGATGAAGCCGATGCATTCCTGCGTAAACGATCCACTGTGAGTTCAACGACAGTTGGCAGTTTGTGTTTACAGCTAACAGTTAGCTAATTTGCTCATACATTATTTATTTGCTGTTTTATATTTCTGCTGCTTTAGGCTCAGCCTCCGTTGCTATCTACATCATTATAattgtttttgggggggggcttCCAGGAGAAAATCAGCGAGGACCTCAGAGCCACCTTGAACGCATTCCTTTACCGCACTGGAGAACAGAGTAACAAGTTAGTAACAGCCCTCGTCTCTGTATTATTCAATATGCGCCGTCAAGCGTGAAAAGCTTTGACTGAGAAGGTCATTGACTTCCTTTTAAATAATCCTATTTTACCTCTCCAGGTTTATGCTGGTGTTGGCGAGTAACCAGCCGGAGCAGTTTGACTGGGCAATAAACGACCGTATTGATGAGATTGTAAACTTCGCCCTCCCtggactggaggagagggagagactggtccGTCTGTACTTTGACAGATTTGTACTGGGGCCAGCCACTGTAGGCAGACAGTGAGTATACTCCTGTGTTCTGAGGTCTGGAGTTCCTCTTTGAGATTCCCTCTTTTCACGTGATTGTTAGGAGCCAAAATCTGAATTCCACAGAGGCTACTTTGATAATACAAGCCCCATTAATGTGACTTGTTCAAAGTTGTGATTTGAAAGTCAAGAAATATCCCCGTTATACAGGTGTTAAGCGAGACTTGTCAACAGTGGGTTGCAGTAAACAAACAGGGTGTGGATTGTCTTTGAACGCCAGTCTGATGCAGAGCTTGCCGTGTTTGATCTGCTCTACAGGAGGTTGAAGTTGGCCCAGTTTGATTACGGACAGAAGTGTTCTGACATTGCGTCGCGTGCCGTGGGCATGTCTGGACGTGAGATTTCCAAGCTGGGCGTGGCCTGGCAGGTGAGCGCACAAGACCTATGACTTTTTCTTACCTTTGACCCTTAATAAAACACGTTCTGAAAGAAAATCTGTGTatataaaaaaatctaaataccACAAGGTaacttctcttccccctcttctccgTAAGGCTGCTGCATACTCTTCAGAAGACGGTGTCTTGACCGAAGCCATGATCGATTCTAGAGTCGAAGATGCCATCAAGCAACACGCCCAGAAAATGGACTGGCTGCATATGGAAGGCGGTGGCGAAAGTAGCAAAACCGGCATTGTGATCCCCAAGGGAGAGGGCGCCATTGGCTTCACGGCTGTTCAGGAAGCCGCTCCGCTGGCCCAAGCTGCCGTCCCATTGGCCCAGGCTTCAGCCCCGCTCATCCAGGAAGTGCTCCCAGTAGTGGAGGCGATGATCTCCAGCGCCCAGGCAGCAGCGGCAGCTGAGCCGGCACAGGAGGTCCAGGCAGCAGCCATCATTGAAGAGGCAGCCGCCCTGGTTAGAGAagctgctgctcctgctgtgGCCGAGGCCGCGGCACAGGCTGAGGTGGTCGAGACCGTCGTGGAGACGGCGTCTGCCGCCCCGTTGGTCCAGGAGTTGGAGGCCGTAAAGGTAGTGCCAGAGGAGCCTGCGGCTGAATCTGCTGTCCAGGAGGCCGTGGTGCCTGAAGTGAagctggtggaggtggatgtgacggccgaggtcagggaggctGAAACACTGGTAGATGCGGCCCCCATCATCAAAGATGAGACAACTGTCACTCCAGCTGCCCAGGAGATGGAGGCCACAGCAGTAACCAAGGAGGCTGATGCCGTTGTCGCTGAGGCAGAGGCCacagctcctgctgctgctcaggAGGTTGCCACAGAGTCGGAAACCACCGTCACCGAAGCAACCGAGGTTGCCAAGGAGGCTGAGGTCATAATTGCCGATGTTGCTAAGGAAGCTGAAGCTGTGACAGCAGAAGTTACAAAAGAGGCTGAGCCAATAGTAGCTGAGGTTGCAAAGGAGGCTGAGCCAATAGTAGCTGACGTTGCAAAGGAGTCTGAGACAGTAGCAGCTGAGGTTGTAAAAGAGGCTGAGCCAATAGCAGCTGAGGTTGTAAAAGAGGCTGAGCCAATAGCAACTGAGGTTGTAAAAGAGGCTGAGCCAATAGTAGCTGAGGTTGTAAAAGACGCTGAGCCAATAGTAGCTGAGGCCGCAAAGGAGGCTGAGCCAATAGCATCTGAGGTTGCAAAGGAGGCTGAGCCAATAGCAGCTGAGGTTGTAAAGGAGGCTGAGCCAATAGCAACTGAGGTTGTAAAAGAGGCTGAGCCAATAGTAGCTGAGGTTGCAAAGGAGGCTGAGCCAATAGCAGCTGGGGTTGTAAAGGAGGCTGAGCCAATAGCAGCTGAGGTTGCAAAGGAGGCTGAGCCAATAGTAGCTGAGGTTGTAAAAGAGGCTGAGCCAATAGCAACTGAGGTTGCAAAGGAGGCTGAGCCAATAGCAGCTGAGGCAGCAAAGGAGGCTGAGCCAATAGTGGCTGAGGTTGTAAAAGAGGCTGAGCCAACAGCAGCTGAGGTTGTAAAAGAGGCTGAGCCAATAGCAGCTGAGGTTGTAAAGGAGGCTGAGCCAATAGTAGCTGAGGTTGTAAAAGAGGCTGAGCCAATAGCAACTGAGGTTGCAAAGGAGGCTGAGCCAATAGCAGCTGAGGTTGCAAAGGAGGCTGAGCCAATAGTAGCTGAGGTTGTAAAAGAGGCTGAGCCAATAGCAACTGAGGTTGCAAAGGAGGCTGAACCAATAGCAGCTGAGGTTGCAAAGGAGGCTGAGCCAATAACAGCTGAGGTTGCTAAAGAGTCAGAAGCCCCCGTAACCCCGGAGACTGAGGCCACAGCAGCCCCCGTAACCCCGGAGACAGAGGCCGCAGCAGCCCCCGTAACCTCGGAGACAGAGGCCGCAGCAGCCCCCGTAACCCCGGAGACAGAGGCCACAGCAGCCCCCGTAACCCCGGAGACAGAGGCCGCTGCTTCTAAGGTTGACACACTGTCCTTGGCAACGACAGTTTCAGAAtcatctgattctgattctgattctgaaactgTCGTTGCCAAGGACTCTGAGGCTACTGAAACTACAGCCACCAAGGACTCTGTTGCCACAGCAACTCCTGCCTCTCAGGAGGCAGACAGCAGCAACGCTGACAAATCTGCTGCTAAAGATGAGGGTGGGGATGACCCAGACAAACCAAAAGATCCCCCGAAGAAATGGTTTAAATAGTGAAACCGATGAAGCTATGGGTcagggagaaagaaaatgaattaaGAATCAAGAAGATGTACTGTTTTGATGGATTGTCTGTCATTGTGATTAAAGGGCTTTTGATGTTGGTATCAGCTTGTGCCTTATTGCACTTTTCAGACCTTGTATTGAAGTTgggcaaaaaaatatatgctaaTGGATTTGGAGGCGtcaaggaaaagaggagagattgACCTTCAGGGCTGCTCAAGTGCATATAGCTCTCTCATGTCAAACGATTGTGGCTATCTTTACATACCAACATATAATTTGACCCATTATATTACATGGTTTGCCTCTAAAATGGACAATTTCCCTGCCAGTTAAAGATGAATACCATACCATGAGTCCTGTTCTGAGATAACCCCCTCACAATGTCTAACAAGCACTGCATTTCTACAGAGAGCCTACACACACTGATGTTGAGGGAATGACACATTCAAACGTTAGGGGTCACTGTTGTGCTTCAATGGCACTTTTAATAAAACAGACATTTCATCCTCACAACAGCAATGTCTggacacagagggggaggggggaccgaGCGAGGGTTCCCTCTACTGATAGGCTGGTTGCTTCTGATAAGGATGAGGGAATTGGATCTAGCAAATCGGGAAGTGCTATTGGACATGATATTGGGAAGACGAGGGAAGCACTGAATGGTCTCTGTCTTATCTTGGCTGGCATCAATTTCTCCTCTCATTTCTCATAAAACTATATTATAACACAGCACAGAGAACCCAGACCACAAGCATaggctcccctccccctcatatATATACAAGtaaaattaatacattcatttaaTTCACTAAGTAACAAAGCTAGTTAATCTGTGTTTTTTTGTCGCAGAAATCACACGGTTCATTTCCAGTCATCTGCCTTATCTTAACGTTCTGTTTTTCTCCATACAGTCCAGCAGGTTTACTCTTGACACacaatccctcccccccccttcctcacacCCTTTTAAATCCCACACCCATATATTTATAACTATTTACAGAAGCAGCAACCTATTCATCCAATCACAAAAAGCCCCCTTTCTAACAAGTCAAATACACTCCAACCCAAACATAAAAAAAGATATAATCATGGCACCCGATTCTCTCCACCCATTTCATACACTGTTACCCTGTTCTAAAAGAGCATGCCAAGTTTCAACAATGAACACATAAAATTTCTATACAGAAAACACccttaaaaactttttttcccctccgtCAATAGTGGACATACGACAATATTTCAGTGGCAACTATCATGTTCTTCTTTCTCTGCTTGAGTTGTGGGTTGGTTGTTTTCTGACTTTCGTCAGTCAGGTCGTCGTAAGAAAGTTCCAtcttggggtgggggtggtggagggggtgtgttaTGAACAGTGACAGGGCAGTTTTCAAGGGTCTCTGAGGCAGCAGTTGGCCATGGGGCAGTTTGGGGtaaggagtgggggaggaggaggtggttggGGGTCTTGTTTAAAAGTCAGAGGTGGCGGGGGCTGGGGTGGCCGTTGTGGTAGAGCTTCTGCTTGATGTGGACCATGTTACCGCTGGAGTCTTCCAACTGTCTGAGCTGGGCACGGCGACGAAGGTCTCGAAGGTTGCAGAACTGGGGCAGCCACGACCAGGAAGGGGTGtctgggagagtggagagaggagggagagtaaagagaggggggagagtagaCGGGGGAGAGtagacagagaagggggagacagaggggagagtgggggggggggacatatgAGATCAGTGAGGCAAAGTTATCAAAACATAAACAATATTTATTGCCTGAATCTCTATCGACTAGTTATAAATTAGATGACAGTAGAAAAAAACACAATGCTGTATTTACAACTATTATGCCTAATACATACATTTTGGGTGTGTAATACAGAGTTTTGTAAtttaatatgttttttttctgtatcACAAAATTCCTGCCAAATCTGTGAAGTGAGAAAAGTGAGTAAAACACGTCAGTAAATGGAGAGTGGAAGCTTCTGGGTAGGGGCATTACGCTATTGGATGAGCTGAGAATCAATCTATTAGAGTGCATTCAATGCCCAAGTAAACTTCAGACCCATACTACTCTGTAATAAATGTCCTTTGTTGATGCTCTTATCTTTGTATTGATCATGTTTCTTGTACACTATACGGTAATTTACCTGTGCATGCAGTCGTTATGTAGATCAGGTTTTTAATTAAAATAGGCTCATCTCAATTGGACTAACCTGGTGAAATAAAGGTTGGatctatataaaatatataatcataaacatataataataataataataaaaccatATGCATGTGTGACACAGTGAATAACACAGTGAACAACCTTTATCATTCCAACCACTCAGGCCATACCAGCCTGTGTAGTGCTTCTTCCAAACTGTAACGTGCGacgcagtgtgtgtttgaatagaAGTGCAGGGATTTGTCTGTGTCAGACTGGAACGTAGCTGGCAAAGCAAGGCCCACTGAGACAGCAAGGGAAGGAGGGCGGGTCCCAGACTGCGAACCCACTAGCAAATGGCCCTGCTAGAcgttggagggggagggaggactgggggaagaGGCAggtggcggggagggggggagggagggggagggaggggggaattaTTTATAGCTGTGAATGGGTATGCAATCCACAAGGACTGTTCTGAAGGGTATccaaaggaaaagagaaaacgAGACAAGTTCCTCTTCTCATTTGAATAAAAGGATGGAAAGATGGAGATGGAGTCAGGAGAAAAATTAAAATGGTAATGTAATGCGGAAAGTGGGGAGAGGGCATAAATGTAAAGGTCTTTTGTGGAGGCAGGAAGGGAGAAATGGTTATGCCAAGTCATCATTTTACCCCTTTTTTGTTATCTctttgtttttctattttgttATACTAAATGTATTTCCAAAAGAAGACATGGGTGCCAGAGGACAAATGCATCAGATATTCATGGcaatatacaaataaaaaaacgaCCACATCTTCACCACTGAGAGGCTGTGTAAAGAAAATAGATTGGGGAGTAGATTCAATAACTGAATGGAGGGGAAGAGGCTGGGGCTATAGATGGaattacaaaaagaaaaaaagaatcaaTGTGCACCTCAatgatgtgtgtatatgtgtgtgtgtgtatatgtgtgtatttaagCGAACATGTTTCTCCCCTCGCCCGCCATTCCAGCTGCTCCCTCTCATTCTATTTATagctcagaggagagagaacgtgtgtgtgtgtgtgtgtgtgtgtgagagagagagagagagagagagagagagagagagagagagagagagagagagagagcgtaggtgggggtggggatgtgACAGTATCtccaacaccacccccacccacgtCTCGCTCCGTCAGCCTCACCTTCACTCCCCATCTCAGGCAGGCTAAACGACTCTGACCCACCATCAACGTCACAGCCAAACACACCATCAGAGGGGCATTCCCTGCATTCTCTAGGATTCCAGTGCTTAGAAACAGCTATAACCATCACTCAACTGCTAGAGGTAATGCATATGGATGTAGGCTTTCAACCGGTAATTTTGGTGGTACGTACGTGTGGTACGTAATGTGCTGACGCCTCACCAGAGATGGTGTATTGACTCACTGCTGCACTGCTATACTGTATATTTGCGTCTACATACTGCCAATACAAGGGCTGACATCAGAGATTTTTTTGTGTGGTTGAAATTTAAGCTCCATGCTCTCTATTCAATGCCGACTTAGAAGCAAGATAAATGGAACACATCTTTTTCACTGTAAAGTAAAAGGAGCTCTCCAAATCAACCCACCCCAGCATTGTGGTGATTTTAATGGAAGTAATTGGTTATTAATATAACTTGACACCTACTAGAGAGATGCACTTAGCTGTGGGGAACATTTTAAGGAGCTCCTCTGGGTTGCCAGAACATATAGGTCATAGACTCTATATGACATAGAGCCTACGTTAGCACCGACAACTAAAGGTACTATACGGAACCCTTGTCAGGCCTGAAAGATCTGGAACTCTTCACAATTCAGGAATTCGTCTAGTGTTCTAAATTCTAAAATGGTTTAAGAAAcagcagcttttttttttgggaGTGTGTTAATAGCTCCAGGCAAAATCCAAATGTATAGGTCTTATTTTAGACAGGTACACAAGAGAAAACTGATGTTTATGGAATATTCAAACACATACATAAGGGTAAAATACTGGAGAAGATGAATAGGATGATTCTCAGTGGCACGATCATGGTCATCGATGCGTATCTTTCCAATGTACAGAAACATATAGCTGTCCTGGCGAATGTTTTACAGAAACCATTTCTGAGTTTCTTAATATTCTATATTTCGCCTACGTGGTTGCACAGTTATCGATGTGTCCTGCACTATGTCTCTCACTGGTTCAGTAATTCCAATCTGAAACCTTAGCACAACTGCCAAGTATACTACACAATACAGCGGGCATCCTCTGCATTGAAACATTTCTCTTTGTAATATAAACAGGAGCCCAACCGCTTTATCAATACAACATTTTCTTTGGCGTGggtggcagggggagggggggggggtggtgggcgtGGCGGTTTCTTTCAATTTTCTTACACCTTTCCATAAATGTGACTTGGTAGTGGACTTATCACTGCACTGTACCACACATAGTACAGCCATTTTGCTGTTTATCGAACCAGAGCACCACCATGCTAGTGAGCTGGTTGACTCACCATAGTAACGGCTGGCCCTCCAGGCCCTGACGGCACAGTGCAGCACCCCGTCCAGCCACAGCAGGAGCCAGCTGATGCAGAACCccagcagcaggcccagcatcaAGTCCATCTCCTGCTTGGTCACGCTGTCACTGACGAAGTAGTTCTCTGACGAGTCCACCAGAGAGTGGTCGCCATCGTATGGGATCACGTAGTGGACGTGGTGCCTGtggaaagatggaggggagtcaggtggctgagcggtgagggagtcgggctagtaatcagaaggttgccagttcgattcccggctgtgcaaaatgacgttgtgtccttgggc encodes:
- the LOC134019304 gene encoding uncharacterized protein LOC134019304 isoform X5; the encoded protein is MSWLFGWRKGSGTPPADDQTASTPAEGGSGGSGGDKPKDKWSNFDPTGLERAAKAARELDKSRHAKEALDLARMQEQSVQLEHQSKVKEYEAALEQLKGEQIRLQGEERRKTLNEETKQNQARAQYQDKLARQRYDDQLRQQQILNEENLRKQEESVMKQEAMRKATIEHEMDLRHKNELLRVEAEAKARAKVERENADLIREQIRLKAAEHRQTVLESIKTAGAVFGEGFMAFVSDWDKLTATVAGFTLLAVGVYSARNATGVAGRYIEARLGKPSLVRETSRITVGEAIKHPIKTTKRLRSRPQDALEGVVLSPSLEERVRDIAIATRNTRQNKGLYRNILMYGPPGTGKTLFAKKLALHSGMDYAIMTGGDVAPMGRDGVTAMHKVFDWAGTSRRGVLLFVDEADAFLRKRSTEKISEDLRATLNAFLYRTGEQSNKFMLVLASNQPEQFDWAINDRIDEIVNFALPGLEERERLVRLYFDRFVLGPATVGRQRLKLAQFDYGQKCSDIASRAVGMSGREISKLGVAWQAAAYSSEDGVLTEAMIDSRVEDAIKQHAQKMDWLHMEGGGESSKTGIVIPKGEGAIGFTAVQEAAPLAQAAVPLAQASAPLIQEVLPVVEAMISSAQAAAAAEPAQEVQAAAIIEEAAALVREAAAPAVAEAAAQAEVVETVVETASAAPLVQELEAVKVVPEEPAAESAVQEAVVPEVKLVEVDVTAEVREAETLVDAAPIIKDETTVTPAAQEMEATAVTKEADAVVAEAEATAPAAAQEVATESETTVTEATEVAKEAEVIIADVAKEAEAVTAEVTKEAEPIVAEVAKEAEPIVADVVKEAEPIAAEVVKEAEPIATEVVKEAEPIVAEVVKDAEPIVAEAAKEAEPIASEVAKEAEPIAAEVVKEAEPIATEVVKEAEPIVAEVAKEAEPIAAGVAKEAEPIVAEVVKEAEPIATEVAKEAEPIAAEAAKEAEPIVAEVVKEAEPTAAEVVKEAEPIAAEVVKEAEPIVAEVVKEAEPIATEVAKEAEPIAAEVAKEAEPIVAEVVKEAEPIATEVAKEAEPIAAEVAKEAEPITAEVAKESEAPVTPETEATAAPVTPETEAAAAPVTSETEAAAAPVTPETEATAAPVTPETEAAASKVDTLSVVAKDSEATETTATKDSVATATPASQEADSSNADKSAAKDEGGDDPDKPKDPPKKWFK
- the LOC134019304 gene encoding uncharacterized protein LOC134019304 isoform X22, producing MSWLFGWRKGSGTPPADDQTASTPAEGGSGGSGGDKPKDKWSNFDPTGLERAAKAARELDKSRHAKEALDLARMQEQSVQLEHQSKVKEYEAALEQLKGEQIRLQGEERRKTLNEETKQNQARAQYQDKLARQRYDDQLRQQQILNEENLRKQEESVMKQEAMRKATIEHEMDLRHKNELLRVEAEAKARAKVERENADLIREQIRLKAAEHRQTVLESIKTAGAVFGEGFMAFVSDWDKLTATVAGFTLLAVGVYSARNATGVAGRYIEARLGKPSLVRETSRITVGEAIKHPIKTTKRLRSRPQDALEGVVLSPSLEERVRDIAIATRNTRQNKGLYRNILMYGPPGTGKTLFAKKLALHSGMDYAIMTGGDVAPMGRDGVTAMHKVFDWAGTSRRGVLLFVDEADAFLRKRSTEKISEDLRATLNAFLYRTGEQSNKFMLVLASNQPEQFDWAINDRIDEIVNFALPGLEERERLVRLYFDRFVLGPATVGRQRLKLAQFDYGQKCSDIASRAVGMSGREISKLGVAWQAAAYSSEDGVLTEAMIDSRVEDAIKQHAQKMDWLHMEGGGESSKTGIVIPKGEGAIGFTAVQEAAPLAQAAVPLAQASAPLIQEVLPVVEAMISSAQAAAAAEPAQEVQAAAIIEEAAALVREAAAPAVAEAAAQAEVVETVVETASAAPLVQELEAVKVVPEEPAAESAVQEAVVPEVKLVEVDVTAEVREAETLVDAAPIIKDETTVTPAAQEMEATAVTKEADAVVAEAEATAPAAAQEVATESETTVTEATEVAKEAEVIIADVAKEAEAVTAEVTKEAEPIVAEVAKEAEPIVADVVKEAEPIAAEVVKEAEPIATEVVKEAEPIVAEVVKDAEPIVAEAAKEAEPIASEVAKEAEPIAAEVVKEAEPIATEVVKEAEPIVAEVAKEAEPIAAGVVKEAEPIAAEVAKEAEPIVAEVVKEAEPIATEVAKEAEPIAAEAAKEAEPIVAEVVKEAEPIVAEVAKEAEPIAAEVAKEAEPIVAEVVKEAEPIATEVAKEAEPIAAEVAKEAEPITAEVAKESEAPVTPETEATAAPVTPETEAAAAPVTSETEAAAAPVTPETEATAAPVTPETEAAASKVDTLSVVAKDSEATETTATKDSVATATPASQEADSSNADKSAAKDEGGDDPDKPKDPPKKWFK
- the LOC134019304 gene encoding uncharacterized protein LOC134019304 isoform X3, which translates into the protein MSWLFGWRKGSGTPPADDQTASTPAEGGSGGSGGDKPKDKWSNFDPTGLERAAKAARELDKSRHAKEALDLARMQEQSVQLEHQSKVKEYEAALEQLKGEQIRLQGEERRKTLNEETKQNQARAQYQDKLARQRYDDQLRQQQILNEENLRKQEESVMKQEAMRKATIEHEMDLRHKNELLRVEAEAKARAKVERENADLIREQIRLKAAEHRQTVLESIKTAGAVFGEGFMAFVSDWDKLTATVAGFTLLAVGVYSARNATGVAGRYIEARLGKPSLVRETSRITVGEAIKHPIKTTKRLRSRPQDALEGVVLSPSLEERVRDIAIATRNTRQNKGLYRNILMYGPPGTGKTLFAKKLALHSGMDYAIMTGGDVAPMGRDGVTAMHKVFDWAGTSRRGVLLFVDEADAFLRKRSTEKISEDLRATLNAFLYRTGEQSNKFMLVLASNQPEQFDWAINDRIDEIVNFALPGLEERERLVRLYFDRFVLGPATVGRQRLKLAQFDYGQKCSDIASRAVGMSGREISKLGVAWQAAAYSSEDGVLTEAMIDSRVEDAIKQHAQKMDWLHMEGGGESSKTGIVIPKGEGAIGFTAVQEAAPLAQAAVPLAQASAPLIQEVLPVVEAMISSAQAAAAAEPAQEVQAAAIIEEAAALVREAAAPAVAEAAAQAEVVETVVETASAAPLVQELEAVKVVPEEPAAESAVQEAVVPEVKLVEVDVTAEVREAETLVDAAPIIKDETTVTPAAQEMEATAVTKEADAVVAEAEATAPAAAQEVATESETTVTEATEVAKEAEVIIADVAKEAEAVTAEVTKEAEPIVAEVAKEAEPIVADVVKEAEPIAAEVVKEAEPIATEVVKEAEPIVAEAAKEAEPIASEVAKEAEPIAAEVVKEAEPIATEVVKEAEPIVAEVAKEAEPIAAGVVKEAEPIAAEVAKEAEPIVAEVVKEAEPIATEVAKEAEPIAAEAAKEAEPIVAEVVKEAEPTAAEVVKEAEPIAAEVVKEAEPIVAEVVKEAEPIATEVAKEAEPIAAEVAKEAEPIVAEVVKEAEPIATEVAKEAEPIAAEVAKEAEPITAEVAKESEAPVTPETEATAAPVTPETEAAAAPVTSETEAAAAPVTPETEATAAPVTPETEAAASKVDTLSVVAKDSEATETTATKDSVATATPASQEADSSNADKSAAKDEGGDDPDKPKDPPKKWFK
- the LOC134019304 gene encoding uncharacterized protein LOC134019304 isoform X8, yielding MSWLFGWRKGSGTPPADDQTASTPAEGGSGGSGGDKPKDKWSNFDPTGLERAAKAARELDKSRHAKEALDLARMQEQSVQLEHQSKVKEYEAALEQLKGEQIRLQGEERRKTLNEETKQNQARAQYQDKLARQRYDDQLRQQQILNEENLRKQEESVMKQEAMRKATIEHEMDLRHKNELLRVEAEAKARAKVERENADLIREQIRLKAAEHRQTVLESIKTAGAVFGEGFMAFVSDWDKLTATVAGFTLLAVGVYSARNATGVAGRYIEARLGKPSLVRETSRITVGEAIKHPIKTTKRLRSRPQDALEGVVLSPSLEERVRDIAIATRNTRQNKGLYRNILMYGPPGTGKTLFAKKLALHSGMDYAIMTGGDVAPMGRDGVTAMHKVFDWAGTSRRGVLLFVDEADAFLRKRSTEKISEDLRATLNAFLYRTGEQSNKFMLVLASNQPEQFDWAINDRIDEIVNFALPGLEERERLVRLYFDRFVLGPATVGRQRLKLAQFDYGQKCSDIASRAVGMSGREISKLGVAWQAAAYSSEDGVLTEAMIDSRVEDAIKQHAQKMDWLHMEGGGESSKTGIVIPKGEGAIGFTAVQEAAPLAQAAVPLAQASAPLIQEVLPVVEAMISSAQAAAAAEPAQEVQAAAIIEEAAALVREAAAPAVAEAAAQAEVVETVVETASAAPLVQELEAVKVVPEEPAAESAVQEAVVPEVKLVEVDVTAEVREAETLVDAAPIIKDETTVTPAAQEMEATAVTKEADAVVAEAEATAPAAAQEVATESETTVTEATEVAKEAEVIIADVAKEAEAVTAEVTKEAEPIVAEVAKEAEPIVADVVKEAEPIAAEVVKEAEPIATEVVKEAEPIVAEVVKDAEPIVAEAAKEAEPIASEVAKEAEPIAAEVVKEAEPIATEVVKEAEPIVAEVAKEAEPIAAGVVKEAEPIAAEVAKEAEPIVAEVAKEAEPIAAEAAKEAEPIVAEVVKEAEPTAAEVVKEAEPIAAEVVKEAEPIVAEVVKEAEPIATEVAKEAEPIAAEVAKEAEPIVAEVVKEAEPIATEVAKEAEPIAAEVAKEAEPITAEVAKESEAPVTPETEATAAPVTPETEAAAAPVTSETEAAAAPVTPETEATAAPVTPETEAAASKVDTLSVVAKDSEATETTATKDSVATATPASQEADSSNADKSAAKDEGGDDPDKPKDPPKKWFK
- the LOC134019304 gene encoding uncharacterized protein LOC134019304 isoform X19, translated to MSWLFGWRKGSGTPPADDQTASTPAEGGSGGSGGDKPKDKWSNFDPTGLERAAKAARELDKSRHAKEALDLARMQEQSVQLEHQSKVKEYEAALEQLKGEQIRLQGEERRKTLNEETKQNQARAQYQDKLARQRYDDQLRQQQILNEENLRKQEESVMKQEAMRKATIEHEMDLRHKNELLRVEAEAKARAKVERENADLIREQIRLKAAEHRQTVLESIKTAGAVFGEGFMAFVSDWDKLTATVAGFTLLAVGVYSARNATGVAGRYIEARLGKPSLVRETSRITVGEAIKHPIKTTKRLRSRPQDALEGVVLSPSLEERVRDIAIATRNTRQNKGLYRNILMYGPPGTGKTLFAKKLALHSGMDYAIMTGGDVAPMGRDGVTAMHKVFDWAGTSRRGVLLFVDEADAFLRKRSTEKISEDLRATLNAFLYRTGEQSNKFMLVLASNQPEQFDWAINDRIDEIVNFALPGLEERERLVRLYFDRFVLGPATVGRQRLKLAQFDYGQKCSDIASRAVGMSGREISKLGVAWQAAAYSSEDGVLTEAMIDSRVEDAIKQHAQKMDWLHMEGGGESSKTGIVIPKGEGAIGFTAVQEAAPLAQAAVPLAQASAPLIQEVLPVVEAMISSAQAAAAAEPAQEVQAAAIIEEAAALVREAAAPAVAEAAAQAEVVETVVETASAAPLVQELEAVKVVPEEPAAESAVQEAVVPEVKLVEVDVTAEVREAETLVDAAPIIKDETTVTPAAQEMEATAVTKEADAVVAEAEATAPAAAQEVATESETTVTEATEVAKEAEVIIADVAKEAEAVTAEVTKEAEPIVAEVAKEAEPIVADVVKEAEPIAAEVVKEAEPIATEVAKEAEPIAAEVVKEAEPIATEVVKEAEPIVAEVAKEAEPIAAGVVKEAEPIAAEVAKEAEPIVAEVVKEAEPIATEVAKEAEPIAAEAAKEAEPIVAEVVKEAEPTAAEVVKEAEPIAAEVVKEAEPIVAEVVKEAEPIATEVAKEAEPIAAEVAKEAEPIVAEVVKEAEPIATEVAKEAEPIAAEVAKEAEPITAEVAKESEAPVTPETEATAAPVTPETEAAAAPVTSETEAAAAPVTPETEATAAPVTPETEAAASKVDTLSVVAKDSEATETTATKDSVATATPASQEADSSNADKSAAKDEGGDDPDKPKDPPKKWFK